In Mesorhizobium sp. 113-3-3, a genomic segment contains:
- a CDS encoding M15 family metallopeptidase, with product MLGAFFTALASAIASPLPARADPLPAGFVRLADIAPSIRQDIRYAGAGNFLHRKVNGYDAPVCILTLQAAQALAGVQQAIAAKGLILVVFDCYRPARAVADMGDWTREGGPSDPQWYPRVRRGDLIAKGYVGELSTHSRGSTVDVAIARADRPSAAKPACGAVNADTLDFGTGFDCFDPMSETAHRPLGNEATANRKLLVEAMRAGGFKNYAREWWHFTLGHEPFPTQRFDFPVSAE from the coding sequence GTGTTGGGAGCATTCTTCACAGCGCTTGCGTCAGCAATCGCGAGCCCTCTCCCTGCACGTGCCGACCCTCTCCCCGCCGGCTTCGTCCGCCTCGCCGATATCGCCCCGTCGATCCGCCAGGACATCCGCTACGCCGGCGCCGGCAATTTCCTGCACCGCAAGGTGAACGGCTACGACGCACCGGTCTGCATTCTCACTTTGCAGGCCGCGCAAGCTCTTGCCGGCGTCCAGCAGGCAATCGCCGCGAAGGGCCTGATACTGGTCGTCTTCGACTGCTACCGCCCCGCCCGCGCCGTGGCCGACATGGGAGACTGGACGCGAGAGGGCGGACCGTCCGATCCGCAATGGTATCCCAGAGTTCGGCGTGGCGACCTCATCGCCAAGGGTTATGTCGGTGAACTGTCGACCCATTCGCGCGGCTCGACCGTCGATGTCGCGATTGCGCGGGCCGACCGCCCATCCGCCGCCAAACCGGCCTGCGGCGCCGTCAACGCCGACACGCTCGACTTCGGCACCGGTTTCGACTGTTTCGACCCGATGAGCGAGACGGCGCACCGCCCGCTCGGCAATGAAGCGACGGCGAACCGCAAGCTGCTTGTCGAGGCCATGCGTGCCGGCGGATTCAAGAATTATGCACGCGAATGGTGGCATTTTACCCTTGGGCATGAGCCCTTTCCCACCCAGCGCTTCGATTTCCCGGTGAGCGCCGAGTAA
- a CDS encoding sulfate/molybdate ABC transporter ATP-binding protein produces MEVRVANVRKEFERFPALHDVSLDIKSGELIALLGPSGSGKTTLLRLIAGLERPTRGKIFFGDEDASQKSIQERNVGFVFQHYALFRHMTVADNIGFGLKVRHGSSRPPAQEIRRRASELLDLVQLSGLEKRYPAQLSGGQRQRVALARAMAIEPKVLLLDEPFGALDAQVRRELRRWLREIHDRTGHTTVFVTHDQEEALELADRVVVMSQGRIEQVGTADDIYDTPNSPFVYGFIGESSSLPVKVENGEIWLADRPIGLSAPHAPEGEATLYFRPHDVELLDGCSGCIAGTVAASRRVAGTRRVELEIGGERQRVEIELPVGHPAAQKSRVAFRPGRWKLFPAA; encoded by the coding sequence ATGGAAGTTCGCGTTGCCAATGTGCGCAAGGAGTTCGAGCGGTTTCCGGCGCTCCACGACGTGTCGCTCGACATCAAGTCGGGCGAACTGATCGCCTTGCTGGGGCCGTCCGGTTCCGGCAAGACGACGCTGCTCAGGCTGATCGCCGGGCTGGAGCGGCCGACGCGCGGCAAGATCTTCTTCGGCGACGAGGATGCTTCGCAGAAGTCGATCCAGGAGCGCAATGTCGGCTTCGTCTTCCAGCATTATGCGCTGTTCCGGCACATGACCGTGGCCGACAATATCGGCTTCGGCCTGAAAGTCCGGCATGGGTCCTCGCGGCCGCCGGCGCAGGAAATACGCCGCCGCGCCTCCGAGCTTCTCGATCTCGTCCAGCTTTCGGGGTTGGAGAAACGCTATCCGGCGCAGCTCTCGGGCGGCCAGCGGCAGCGTGTCGCGCTGGCGCGCGCCATGGCCATCGAACCCAAGGTGCTGCTGCTCGACGAACCGTTCGGTGCGCTCGACGCTCAGGTGCGCCGGGAACTGCGCCGCTGGCTGCGCGAGATCCATGACCGCACCGGCCACACCACCGTCTTCGTCACCCATGACCAGGAAGAGGCGCTGGAGCTTGCCGACCGCGTCGTGGTGATGAGCCAGGGCCGCATCGAGCAGGTCGGCACCGCCGACGATATATACGACACGCCGAACTCGCCTTTCGTCTACGGCTTCATCGGTGAATCGAGCTCGCTTCCCGTCAAGGTCGAGAATGGCGAGATCTGGCTCGCCGATCGCCCGATCGGGCTGTCGGCGCCGCATGCGCCCGAGGGCGAGGCGACGCTCTATTTCCGCCCGCACGATGTCGAACTGCTCGACGGCTGCAGCGGCTGCATCGCCGGCACGGTCGCCGCCAGCCGCCGCGTCGCGGGAACACGGCGCGTCGAACTCGAGATCGGCGGCGAGCGCCAGCGGGTCGAGATTGAGCTGCCGGTCGGCCATCCCGCCGCGCAGAAAAGCCGGGTGGCGTTCCGCCCGGGGCGTTGGAAGCTGTTTCCGGCGGCCTGA
- the pbpC gene encoding penicillin-binding protein 1C yields the protein MLSKKFLRRAAITAASCLGLLALSAATLWELDRAFPPPLPAELTVSTEVQDRDGQLLRAFATPDGYWRLETRLDQVDKQFVDMLVTYEDKRFWDHQGVDVLALGRAAGQLITSGHIVSGGSTLSMQLARLIEPRESRSLGSKIKQMLRAIQIERRLSKREILERYLTLAPYGGNLEGVRAASLAYFGKEPKRLTVSEAALLVALPQLPEKRRPDRNLAIAHAARDRVLSRMVSSGLIGEREAARAALDDVSGLRRTLPALAPHAAYAMLPRAVPGQPLKLTIRKSVQEGLEQVARDAATKLGPRLSVAMVLADSRTGEILGEVGSANFFDASRSGWIDMTKIVRSPGSTLKPFIYGLAFEQGLVAQETLIEDSPVDFGGYRPKNFDMGYQGDVSVRQALQLSLNVPAIRVLDAVGPARLTARFRQAGVNPILPVNEAPGLAIGLGGVGVTLRDLVQLYTGLANGGKTHTLHDGTEPANAERTTATILNDQANWQIIDILSGVKPPEGALQRGIAYKTGTSYGYRDAWSVGFDGRYVLGVWVGRPDASAVPGLSGYVSAAPILFEGFVRSGLATVPLPGKPPGAFTPKREDLPVTLARFGAGADGLVQATPTEPAPTIIFPPDGARVDLATNSADATPLVLKLQGGRAPFRWLANGKPLVGLDRRRTATWQPDGAGYSTLTVIDAAGRAASVKVFVE from the coding sequence ATGCTCTCCAAGAAATTCCTCCGTCGCGCCGCCATAACCGCAGCTTCCTGCCTGGGTCTCTTGGCTCTTTCCGCCGCCACCTTGTGGGAACTCGACCGCGCCTTCCCGCCGCCGCTGCCGGCGGAACTCACGGTCTCGACCGAAGTCCAGGACCGCGATGGCCAGCTGTTGCGCGCCTTCGCCACGCCGGATGGCTACTGGCGGCTCGAAACCCGGCTCGACCAAGTCGACAAGCAGTTCGTCGACATGCTGGTGACCTATGAGGACAAGCGCTTCTGGGATCATCAGGGTGTCGACGTGCTGGCGCTTGGCCGCGCCGCCGGCCAGCTTATCACCAGCGGCCATATCGTCTCCGGCGGCTCGACCCTGTCGATGCAGCTTGCCCGCCTGATCGAGCCGCGCGAAAGCCGCAGCCTCGGCTCCAAGATCAAGCAGATGCTGCGCGCCATCCAGATCGAGCGGCGGCTGTCCAAACGCGAGATCCTCGAGCGCTATCTGACGTTGGCGCCCTATGGCGGCAATCTCGAAGGCGTACGCGCCGCCTCGCTCGCCTATTTCGGCAAGGAGCCGAAGCGGCTCACCGTCTCGGAAGCCGCCCTGCTCGTGGCGCTGCCCCAATTGCCGGAAAAACGCCGGCCCGACCGCAACCTCGCAATCGCCCACGCCGCCCGCGACCGCGTGCTGAGCCGCATGGTCTCGTCGGGCCTGATCGGCGAACGCGAGGCCGCGCGCGCCGCCCTCGACGACGTATCAGGCCTGCGCCGCACTCTGCCGGCGCTTGCCCCGCATGCCGCCTATGCGATGCTGCCCAGGGCCGTTCCCGGCCAGCCGCTCAAACTGACCATCCGCAAGAGCGTCCAGGAAGGGCTGGAACAGGTGGCGCGCGATGCCGCCACCAAGCTTGGGCCGCGCCTGTCCGTCGCCATGGTACTGGCAGATTCCCGCACCGGCGAGATTCTGGGCGAAGTCGGCTCGGCCAATTTCTTCGACGCCAGCCGTTCCGGCTGGATCGACATGACCAAGATCGTGCGCTCGCCCGGCTCCACGCTAAAACCGTTCATCTATGGCCTCGCCTTCGAACAAGGGTTGGTGGCGCAGGAAACGCTGATCGAGGACAGCCCGGTCGATTTCGGCGGCTACCGGCCCAAGAATTTCGACATGGGCTATCAGGGCGATGTCAGCGTCCGCCAGGCGCTGCAATTGTCGCTCAACGTGCCGGCGATCCGCGTGCTCGATGCGGTCGGCCCGGCGCGGCTGACCGCGCGCTTCCGCCAGGCCGGCGTCAACCCGATCCTGCCAGTCAACGAGGCGCCGGGCCTTGCCATCGGCCTTGGCGGCGTCGGCGTCACGCTGCGCGACCTCGTCCAGCTCTATACGGGGCTCGCCAATGGCGGCAAGACGCACACGCTGCATGACGGCACCGAGCCGGCCAATGCGGAGCGCACCACCGCCACCATCCTCAATGACCAGGCGAACTGGCAGATCATCGACATCCTCTCCGGGGTAAAACCGCCGGAAGGCGCCTTGCAGCGCGGCATCGCCTACAAGACCGGCACCTCCTACGGCTACCGTGACGCCTGGTCGGTCGGCTTCGACGGGCGCTATGTGCTGGGCGTCTGGGTCGGCCGCCCCGACGCCAGCGCCGTGCCGGGCCTCTCCGGCTATGTCTCGGCCGCCCCGATCCTGTTCGAGGGCTTTGTCCGCTCGGGCCTCGCCACCGTGCCGCTGCCGGGCAAGCCGCCCGGCGCCTTCACCCCCAAGCGCGAGGACCTGCCGGTGACCCTTGCCCGCTTCGGCGCCGGCGCCGATGGCCTGGTGCAGGCAACACCGACCGAACCGGCCCCGACGATCATCTTCCCGCCGGACGGCGCCCGCGTCGACCTTGCCACCAACTCCGCCGACGCGACGCCGCTGGTGCTGAAACTGCAAGGCGGCCGGGCGCCGTTCCGCTGGCTGGCCAACGGCAAGCCGCTGGTCGGCCTCGACCGCCGCCGCACCGCGACCTGGCAACCGGACGGCGCCGGTTATTCGACGCTGACCGTGATCGACGCGGCGGGACGCGCGGCCAGCGTGAAAGTGTTCGTCGAATAG
- a CDS encoding antitoxin, whose translation MPQHRHTATPPPKEAKLFRNNRSQAVRIPVEFELPGDKVLISREGGRLIIEPVRKPGLAALLAQWAKEAPLGPEDDFPEIDDAPVEAEDIF comes from the coding sequence ATGCCCCAGCATCGCCACACAGCAACGCCGCCACCGAAGGAGGCGAAACTGTTCCGCAACAACCGCAGCCAGGCGGTGCGCATTCCTGTCGAATTCGAGCTCCCTGGCGACAAGGTTCTGATCAGCCGTGAAGGCGGCCGCCTGATCATTGAGCCGGTCCGCAAACCCGGCCTTGCCGCGCTGCTCGCCCAATGGGCGAAAGAGGCGCCGCTTGGTCCTGAGGACGACTTTCCCGAGATCGACGATGCGCCTGTCGAAGCCGAGGACATTTTTTGA
- the cysT gene encoding sulfate ABC transporter permease subunit CysT: MSTAPAQAGWRFRQPSVIPGFGLTLGFSLAYLTLIILIPLSGLIWRSASLGWADFWAIASDRRTINALEISFGTAFLAAAVNVVFGTLVAWVLVRYRFPGRRIVDAMVDLPFALPTAVAGIALTTLYAPNGWIGKLLMPLGIKVAYTPLGIVVALVFIGLPFVVRTVQPIMEEIDKEVEEAAATLGASRFQIITRVLFPGLAPAIITGFSLAFARGVGEYGSVIFIAGNLPYKSEIAPLLIVIRLEEYNYPAATAIAAIMLALSFVMLLVVNLVQTWSRKRYG, encoded by the coding sequence ATGAGCACAGCACCCGCGCAGGCGGGGTGGCGATTCAGGCAGCCGAGTGTCATTCCGGGTTTCGGATTGACGCTCGGCTTCTCGCTTGCCTACCTCACCCTCATCATCCTCATTCCGTTGTCCGGGCTGATCTGGCGCTCGGCCTCGCTCGGCTGGGCTGACTTCTGGGCGATCGCCAGCGACCGGCGCACCATCAACGCGCTGGAAATCAGCTTCGGCACCGCCTTCCTCGCGGCGGCCGTCAATGTCGTCTTCGGCACACTCGTCGCCTGGGTGCTGGTGCGCTACCGCTTTCCCGGCCGTCGCATCGTCGATGCCATGGTCGACCTGCCCTTCGCCCTGCCGACCGCGGTGGCCGGCATTGCGCTGACCACGCTCTATGCGCCGAACGGCTGGATCGGCAAATTGCTGATGCCGCTCGGCATCAAGGTCGCCTATACGCCGCTCGGCATCGTCGTGGCACTCGTTTTCATCGGCCTGCCCTTCGTCGTGCGCACCGTGCAGCCGATCATGGAGGAGATCGACAAGGAGGTGGAGGAAGCCGCGGCCACGCTTGGCGCCAGTCGCTTCCAGATCATCACCCGCGTGCTGTTTCCGGGCCTGGCGCCGGCCATCATCACCGGCTTCTCGCTGGCCTTTGCGCGCGGCGTCGGCGAATACGGCTCGGTCATCTTCATTGCCGGCAACCTGCCTTATAAATCGGAGATCGCACCGCTTCTGATCGTCATCCGGTTGGAGGAATACAATTACCCGGCGGCGACCGCGATCGCGGCGATCATGCTTGCCTTGTCGTTCGTCATGCTTCTGGTCGTCAATCTCGTGCAGACATGGAGCCGCAAGCGCTATGGCTGA
- a CDS encoding sulfate ABC transporter substrate-binding protein — MTKPHFRKLLGALVATSVQFGTLGFAFADTTILNVSYDPTRELYKAYDEAFAAHWKAETGETVTIQQSHGGSGAQARAVIDGLDADVVTLALEGDINAIVSKSKKINPDWRKKFENNSAPYTSTIIFLVRKGNPKGIHDWSDLVKDGTQVITPNPKTSGGARWNYLAAWAYANANDGGDEAKTKEFVGKLYANAPVLDTGARGSTVTFAQKGIGDVLIGWENDAYLALDEFGADNFEIVYPPTSILAEPPVAIVDANVDAKGTRKVAEAYLGWLYSKEGQTIIAKNHYRPAKPELVAPADLPKTPDIKLISIDDPLFGGWKKAQPYHFGDGGIFDQIYKPAQ, encoded by the coding sequence ATGACCAAACCTCATTTCCGGAAACTGCTCGGCGCACTGGTCGCCACATCTGTCCAGTTCGGCACGCTCGGTTTCGCGTTCGCCGACACCACCATCCTCAACGTGTCCTACGATCCGACACGTGAGCTCTACAAGGCCTATGACGAGGCCTTCGCCGCGCACTGGAAGGCCGAGACCGGCGAGACGGTGACGATCCAGCAGTCGCATGGCGGATCGGGCGCCCAGGCGCGCGCCGTGATCGACGGCCTTGACGCCGACGTGGTGACGCTGGCGCTCGAGGGCGACATCAACGCCATCGTCTCGAAATCGAAGAAGATCAATCCCGACTGGCGCAAGAAATTCGAAAACAATTCAGCGCCTTACACCTCGACCATCATCTTCCTGGTCCGCAAGGGCAATCCCAAGGGCATCCACGACTGGAGCGACCTCGTCAAGGACGGCACCCAGGTGATCACGCCCAACCCGAAGACCTCCGGCGGCGCGCGCTGGAACTATCTGGCGGCCTGGGCCTACGCCAACGCCAATGACGGCGGCGACGAGGCCAAGACCAAGGAATTCGTCGGCAAGCTCTACGCCAATGCCCCGGTTCTCGACACCGGTGCGCGCGGCTCGACCGTCACCTTCGCGCAAAAGGGCATCGGCGACGTGCTGATCGGCTGGGAAAACGACGCCTATCTGGCCCTCGACGAATTCGGCGCCGACAATTTCGAGATCGTCTATCCGCCGACATCGATCCTGGCCGAACCGCCGGTGGCCATCGTCGACGCCAATGTCGACGCCAAAGGCACGCGCAAGGTGGCCGAGGCCTATCTCGGTTGGCTCTATTCCAAGGAAGGCCAGACGATCATCGCCAAGAACCACTATCGCCCGGCCAAGCCTGAACTGGTGGCGCCGGCGGATCTGCCCAAGACCCCCGACATCAAGCTGATCTCCATCGACGATCCGCTTTTCGGCGGCTGGAAGAAGGCCCAGCCTTATCATTTCGGCGACGGTGGTATATTCGACCAGATCTACAAGCCGGCCCAGTGA
- a CDS encoding type II toxin-antitoxin system VapC family toxin, which produces MRFMLDTNIISDMIRNPAGKAASAMVREGDAAVCTSIVVASELRYGCARKGSAKLLKKVEDLLAEIPVLPLDVPVDAEYGALRTELEAVGQPIGHNDLFIAAHACVLGAILVTASIGEFTRIRKLKVENWLE; this is translated from the coding sequence ATGCGGTTCATGCTGGATACGAACATCATCAGCGACATGATCCGGAACCCGGCTGGCAAGGCTGCCAGTGCAATGGTGCGCGAGGGAGACGCCGCTGTGTGTACCAGCATCGTCGTCGCCTCTGAATTGCGGTATGGCTGCGCCAGGAAAGGCTCGGCCAAGCTGCTCAAGAAGGTCGAGGACCTGCTGGCTGAAATCCCTGTCTTGCCGCTCGATGTGCCGGTGGACGCCGAGTACGGCGCGCTTCGCACCGAGCTGGAGGCCGTTGGCCAACCCATTGGCCACAATGACCTTTTTATTGCCGCTCACGCCTGCGTGTTAGGCGCCATTTTGGTGACGGCCAGCATCGGGGAGTTCACCCGGATACGGAAGCTGAAGGTCGAGAACTGGCTGGAATAG
- the cysW gene encoding sulfate ABC transporter permease subunit CysW: MADPEIKSYEPYHESRSAAVTESRPAQAVLMAIAFVFLGVFLLLPLIIVFHEALAKGVGAYTQALGEPDARSAIHLTLLVAAISVPLNVVFGISAAWAIAKFEFKGKAFLTTLIDLPFSVSPVISGLVYVLLFGAQGLLGDWLKGHGIQILFAVPGIVLATVFVTFPFVARELIPLMQEQGNGDEEAALSLGANGWQTFWYVTLPNVKWGLLYGVLLCNARAMGEFGAVSVVSGHIRGLTNTMPLHVEILYNEYNAVGAFAVASLLAGLALVTLVLKTLLEMRYGAELAATRGH, translated from the coding sequence ATGGCTGATCCTGAAATCAAATCCTACGAACCGTACCATGAGAGCCGGTCGGCGGCGGTGACCGAAAGCCGTCCCGCACAAGCCGTGCTGATGGCCATCGCTTTTGTCTTCCTCGGCGTCTTCCTGCTTTTGCCGCTGATCATCGTCTTCCATGAGGCGTTGGCGAAAGGCGTCGGCGCCTATACGCAGGCGCTGGGCGAACCGGACGCACGCTCGGCCATCCACCTGACGCTGCTTGTCGCCGCGATCTCGGTGCCGCTCAATGTCGTCTTCGGCATTTCCGCCGCCTGGGCCATCGCCAAGTTCGAATTCAAGGGCAAGGCGTTCCTGACCACGCTGATCGACCTGCCCTTCTCGGTCTCGCCGGTCATCTCCGGCCTGGTCTATGTGCTGCTGTTCGGCGCGCAAGGCTTGCTCGGCGACTGGCTGAAGGGGCACGGCATCCAGATCCTGTTCGCGGTCCCCGGCATTGTGCTGGCCACCGTCTTCGTCACCTTCCCCTTCGTCGCCCGCGAACTGATCCCGCTGATGCAGGAACAGGGTAATGGCGACGAGGAAGCAGCGCTTTCGCTCGGCGCCAATGGCTGGCAGACCTTCTGGTATGTGACGCTGCCCAACGTCAAATGGGGCCTGCTCTACGGCGTGCTGCTGTGCAACGCGCGCGCCATGGGCGAATTCGGCGCGGTGTCGGTGGTGTCGGGCCATATCAGGGGCCTTACCAACACCATGCCGCTGCATGTCGAAATCCTCTACAACGAGTACAACGCGGTCGGCGCTTTCGCCGTCGCCTCATTGCTTGCCGGGCTGGCGCTCGTCACGCTGGTCTTGAAAACACTGCTCGAGATGCGCTACGGCGCCGAGCTTGCCGCGACGCGCGGACACTGA